aggggggcaaaaggagataaaattttcagccgttagggtttggttaaatctaaccggccatgggtgggtgtttggtgtttccatagttaaaggggggacttttgagaaaacgctaaaccttgggtgggaaatagtcgtttggccttttctaAATTCTAATAGTTACAATTCCAAGAGCCCACTTGGAATTGTAGCCACCGCTTTGATTGTTTCCTCCAGCCAAGCAAAGCTTTAAAGACAggaatatttttaattgtcatTCAATAAATGTtatgatttgttttttctttggtATTTTGTGGATGGTGTTGTTTGAACCATCAATGCTGACATTTTGTCAGCATTTTAGTTATTGATGAATGAAAAACCTTATCTAAGATGCTAGGGTAAGGCTCATCCTTTTCTTCATGGGATGGATAGTGCGAAATGGGCCACCATCTAATTTTCGTAGCCTTTTTGAGTATGGATGTTAATGTAGATAAAGAGTAGCTGTCTTGAGTTTTAAAACTCTGGATGTCATTTGGTCTTCTGAATTCGTCCTCCACAGTGACTCAACTAGGTCATCGCTGCTAATGGAGTCACGTGaggcggtggtggtggtgcCGGAGGGGGAATATAGAAGGATGGAGGAGTAAGAGGCGATGAAGATTTGTTTTGTTGCATGGAgagattgatatattttaattagaggGGAGTGGTGTCCTGCCAGACAATTACTAGATTCATCATACCCAATGTTCATTGCTTTCTGTACCAAGGTTATCAACAAGCCAGTCCGTATACAGAAAGATCTTGTCATTGGTTGGGATCTTTTATCTCAACTCTTCGGGAATCGATTGCAACTACTACCCGGCGGAGTAACGTACAAATCTTGCTTTCTCCCGTCTAAGCTTATGAGGAACTTGTTCTCCACGACATCAAAGAGAAGTTAGTGACAGAATGTTCAATCGCCTCTCATGcagaatttataaaaaaaatctgcaAATCCTCTAAGGCTGAACCCCAACTTGTATATCTCCCTCCCATTTAAGAAGAATGAGGACATTAACCCTACCAAGGCATCCCATCCAGGAATGCCACCAGAAATCCTACAGTTAGCATAGACAGAGCTGCAAGAGTGTAAGGCCTAGTCCAACCAATCAATGCCATACGGCATACCAAGCCCTCTAGGTGAATAAAAGATCCAAGCAGTTACGTGGAAAAGTTCAGGCTTGTCATCAATTATGAGCCCCAGAATTGGTTCCTCTCCACATTGCATGTGTTAGCATGAGTTTTATTCACCGGTGTTTGGCCTCAGAAATTGAGGTTCAACTTCCCAACGGGTTCATTACAATTCTAGACCAGTTTTTTTTCATCAGAATATAATCAAATCACGAAAATTTTCATCATACATCAGAATTGAACAAACGATCACTGATAAAAAGGTCTAAATGAtaagtttatgtatttaataatattcaCTATTATGATTGGTGGAAAATATTTATGCAACATTCTTGCTTATAATGATTGAAGAGAAATCTAATGCATATTGCTTTGGACACATAAAAATACGAAACATTGTTGATCAAAATTCATAAAAGCAAGATTTTttacaacaaaacaaatttttattttattagtataaaATGAGGAAAATAAAACCAGTTTGTATTATGCACAAGTTCAAATTCCCTCTTGAATGTACTTggttattgttttcttctttcccACATTTTGGGTTGTAggttgaattttgaaaagttaatttgGATTATAAAAATAGGGTTTTTTCTATCCTTTtgacttaaataataaaattacaataaaacctATAATAATTAGGATTATTAAATATGTCAAGCACCTCCGGGTTACTCACAACGCGCCTTAGGTTCTTTATTTTGATAGAACGTactaaatttctttattttgacataatttattattaatgtaggttttataatttttgtgaaTCTATCCAACCCACAAAGCCCACATTATAACAAGTTTTAACCCAACACAAGTCACAAATACAGTAAGTCACATTAAGACCGAATTGATACGATCTATTATCATATCTAAGTATTATCATTAACAtattcttatataattaaaaaaataaaataatatttaattatataataacacattatttttaatactcattattaatatgcataatctatatcaaaaaattatccATTACATTTACCATTCATATATcacttgataatataaaaaattactaacatTTTCCCTCCACCGGTATTTTAACaccaaattcttaatttttaaaagagttCATGTTATTATTATGGctataaaaagatttttttttattatttaattatctctcACGAAGTCCACTTTGACTTAAAAAAGCCCAATGAAAAACTCCACATTATTCTTAGCAACAAAAAGGCCATCTCTCATACGGAACTTTCCACTGACGGGAAAGCTATCACTTAACCCCCACTCTAAACCCTTGCATTCTGCACTTTCGAAGCCTCCATTAACCCCAACCAACTCCATTCACTTTTAGACACCATCAAATTCAATCCTCGATCTCATCCGACTCTTTCCCACTTCATCTCTTGAAACGTTCGTCACCTCTCTTTGTTTTTCCACATTCAAaatcctttctcttttcttcttctttcactcACATTggctctctctttctttcaaagGTATTGCATTTCTTTCTAAATAGATCTCTTTAAGCTTCTATActtattaatttcatatatttttcccTCTCTGATGTGGgtctttttttcctttgaagATTTATTGTAAATGCGGAGGTGGGTCTTTTTTGGGCTAatcgtgttttttttttcttggtagaTTTAAGGTTTTAGTTAATCCTTTTGGTAATGGCAGGTTGAAATTTTAGTTGGAAGTTTTCACATTTATGTatgtttttatttgaatctAAGGGGAGTTCaatggaaaatttaaaaaaaaaaaaacatgattatTTTGTAATGCAAGGACATTGAATGATTCAGTTATTGGTTTTTTGGCTAATGTAGTGTgctattagatttttttaagaggatttgtgttatattttattagagaGTTGGAGGGAATTTGTGGAAATTTCGAATCTTTGAGTGTTGTGTGATTTGTTGTTTTAACTTAAATGACATTGAAGTTTAATGTGATAGGTAATTTAGTTTGTGGAGTTAGTTTATCTGAGCTCATCTTTTTGCAATTAAAGCATGTTTTCAAAGCCAAATGGTTGGATTTATGCCTCAAACATTGATGATGAGCAATCTATGACTTGAATATAGAATTGTTTTTCCATCATAGTTGTTGTGGTTCAAAGCCTTTTATTTTGCAGGTATTTATTTTCCTCGgaaagatttggtttgttggaaATGGCAGCAAAAGCGGCTTCCAGCCTTCAGATGGCAAGAGTGAGGCCTTGCATTTCAACTTCTCATAGAGCCTTCAAGGCAGGTGTTGCCTTTGTTTCTGGAGATTCTAAGAAAGCTTCCTTGGCCAAGCTTGCAAGCGCTGGTCACCTATCATCTGCTCAACCTCTCCACCGGAGTTTTATGTCATCATCGGTAAAACTTGACAAGTTTGTTACAAAAGCAATGGCTGAATTTAGTGATAGCAAGCCTGTATCAGGTTTATCAATTGATTTGAGAGGTttgttctttttcatcttccttgaattttttatcactcaaaAAAATTTCTGTTATTACTTCATTATGTGCAGTTTTAATGTCTTTTATTGAGAATGATTTTGCTATCTTTTTTAGTTGTTGCTAGgacattttattttaactaaacCCTGCATGCTTATATGATCTTTCAAAAGTGCAAAGAGAAACCATTAAAATGACATCCCTATGCTAATTATGTGCTTAAACTTTTTTCACCCTGAAAACAATCAATGGATCTATATAGGTACAAACTAGTGAAAGAATGATAAGTTAGCTCTTGTTGTGGCTAGTTGATGTCTTTAGATGGAGGTATTGTATATCAATGTTGGAACAGAACCTTTTCAAGTTGTTCAACCGGTATGATGTTGAAGTTGAATTATTCATTGTTTATCCACTTTAACAATGATGTtcttttaatcattaaaaagttTAACCTCTCAAACTAACTCTGTTGCAAGATTCACGGGTTAATTAGGCTGAATTAGTgtgatttgtttgtattttagtttCCTAAAATAGCTAATGAATAgttgtcaattattttttattctctaggATTCTTACCAGATTTAGCCTCttgtatagttatatatatcTGTACCAATAcagatcaaaatatataaaaaacttttttataccATACAAGttcatatggtatcagagcaggaACTCTATTTCCTGAATTCCTAGCCTTCATCTGTATCAACCTATCTCCTTCCTCTCTattctttttcatcatcatGTCTGAGATTTCAGAGACAACCAACATTACAGACCTACCTACATCCACGACTACCACTCAGGTTCCCACCTCGGAATCCCACTCTATTCAAATTACCACGATTAAACTAAATGGAGAGAATTTCTTGCGCTGGTCTCAATCTATGTGCATGTATATCTGTGGTAGGGGCAAGATGGGATATTTGATTGGAGAAAAGAAGGAACCTGCATCTGATGATTCTAGCTATGCTACGTGGGACGCGGAGAACTTGATGGTGATGACATGGTTGGTGAATTCGATGGAGGAAGACATAAGCTCCAATTATATGTGCTATCATACGGCTAAGGAGCTTTGGGACAATGTCAACCAAATGTACTCAGACTTGGGAAATCAATCTCAGGTATATAAGTTGACTTTGAAGTTGGAAGAAATCCGCCAAGGTGAGGATACTGTCACTAGGTATTTTAATTCCTTGAAACGTCTTTAGCAAGACTTGGACCTCTTCAATGATTATGAATGGAAATGTACTCATGATtgtaaccattataaaaaaatggtgGTGGATAATCGTATTTTTAAGTTTCTTATTGGACTTAATATGGAGTTTGATGAAGTTAGAGGCAGGATCATCGGTAGACAACCGCTTCCATCTATTGGTGAAGTGTTCTCTGAAGTCCGCCGTGAGGAGAGTCACCGTCTTGTTATGCTCGGCAAGAAAAACCCTGGCAGTCCTATTGAAAACTTTGCTCTTGCGGTTGGGGTGAATGCTAGTCGAAATACTAACAAGAAATCCAATGACAAGCCTCGTGTTTGGTGTGACTATTGCAACAAACCACGTCATACACGTGAGACATGCTGGAAACTTCATGGAAAGCCAGCAAATTGGAAGGGCTCTCATGAAGGACGGTTTAATAAGACTCCTGCTGCACATGAGGCAAATTCGGCCTCCTTCAACAAAGAGCAAATTGATCAAATCCTGAAATTGTTGAAGTTCAACTCAGGTTCATCTAGTGCTCCTAATGCTTCAGTGGCTCAAGTAGGTAATGATTTTAAGGCATTATCTTGTCACTCACTAAATTATTCTACTCCTTGGATCATAGATTTGGGAGCCTCTGATCACATGACGAGTTTGTCTAGTTTGTTTCATTCTTACTATCCTTGTTCTGgccatgaaaaaattcgtaTAGCAAATGGATCTTATTTTTCTATAGCCGGCAAAGGTTTGgtaaatctttcaaaaaatatttcctTAAAGAACGTCTTACATGTTCCTAAACTTACTTGTAATCTATTATCGGTTAGCAAATTATCCAGAGACTCTAATTGTCGtgttattttctttgaatcatGTTGTGTTTTCCAGGAACTGAACTCGGAGAAGATGATTGGCAGTGCTAAATTAATCAATGGCCTCTATTATTTTGAAGATCAAGATTCCAAGAATAAAGAAGCTCAAGGCTTAAGTGGTATTAGTTCTACTctagttaaggataaaattatgcTTTGGCATTATAGACTAGGGCATCCTAGTTTTCCTTAtcttaaaaaactatttcctAGTTTATTTAAAGGATTAGATTGTTCTAAACTATATTGTGAGAATTGCATTTTATCTAAGAGTCATAAGACTGTTTATAATCCTAAAACTTATCAAGCTTCAAAACCATTTTACTTAATCCATAGTGACATTTGGGCCCGTCAAGGATTAATACACCctctaataaaaaatggtttgtgACGTTTATTGATGATCATACCCGTTTATGTTGGGTTTACCTAATGTCGGAAAAATTTGAGGttgaaaaactatttaaaatattttactcaaTGATTGAAAAccattttgaaaccaaaattgGGATTCTTCACACAGATAATGGAACTGAATACTTTAAAGGAATTCTTGGAAGTTTGGGATTCATCATCAAACTACTTGTGTCGATACACCTCAGCAAAATGGTATTGCTAAGcgcaaaaataaatatgttctTGAAGTTTCTCGAGTTATTATGTTTTCAATGAATGTTCCTAAATATTTATGGGGAGAAGTTGTCTTAACTGCATCTTAACTTATTAATAGAATGTCTACTCGTGTTTTGAACTATATTACTCCGTttgattgtttaaaaattttttttcctgaatCACGAATACCTTCAAATCTTcctattaaaatatttgggtGCACAGCATATGTCCACATAAATAGTAAAGGAAGATCTAAACTTGATCCGAGGGcagaaaaatgtatttttattgattatgctCCAAACAAAAAAGGATACAAGTGTTTTAATCCACAAACTAAAAAAGTAGTTGTCTCtatggatgttacatttcttgaAAGTCAAcctttctttcaaaaaatttctCTTCAGGGGGAGATAGGAGAAGAAGGAAATTTTTAGGATATTTCTGCTATTCCTTTACCTAAAATCATTGATTCTACTGATCTTATTACACCTATTACCGGTTCTATACCTAGTCCCACatctaaaaataaacttttaaataaagagGAAACTAATAATACTGAGGAAACAAGTGATCCTGAATCTGTTTTGCCAAACATTTCTGAATCCTCAACAGGGGGAGAAATACAACCCATAGTTCTCACAGAACATGGTAAAAAGCTCCTAACTTATTCAAGGAAGAAAGGTCATAAAAAAAGGGTCATGGTTCCTTTAGCACCAGTTCAATCAGCTGCTCCGAGAACAGAACCTGAAACTACTCCAGGTAACATTCCTCTTATTCATACTCATGTCCCTAATGACccaaatgttgattttattcCTTATCCAGTACCTAATACTGAGTCTAGTGATCTAGATATTCCTATAGCTATTAGGAAAGCTAAACGTACCTCTCATCCTACATCCCGATATCTTTCCTATGCTAAACTCTCAAAGAAACATAATGTCTTTATATCTAAGTTATCTAACTTGTTTATCCCAAGAAACATACAAGAAGCACTCGATGATCCTGATTGGAAATCAACAGTAATGGAAGAGATTAATGCTCTGAAGAGAAGTGGAACGTGGGAAGTTGTTGATTTacccaaacataaaaaaaccgTTGGGTGTAAATGGGTGTTTACAGTGAAATGTAAGGCAGATGGAAGTATTGAGAGATACAAGGCGAGATTAGTTACTAAACGGTTTACTCAAACATACGGAATTGATTATTAGGAAACCTTCGCCCCTGTTGCAAAAATCAATTCCATCCGGGTATTATTGTCTTTAGCTGCTAATTATGATTGGCCATTACACCAGTTAAATGTCAAGAATGTGTTCTTGAATGGGGATTTAGAAGAAGAGATGTTTATGAGCCCACCTCCAGGATTTGAGATGATGGGACAGGATAAAGTCTGTAGACTTAAAAAATCCCTATATGGCCTTAAACAGTCTCCGAGAGCTTGGTTTGAACGTTTTGGAAAAGCCGTGAAAAGCCATGGTTATCATCAAAGCCAGGCTGACAACACAATGTTTTATAAGCGATCGGAGAAAGGTAAAATCTCTATCTTAATTGtctatataaatgatataatctTGACAGGTGATGATTCTGAAGAATTAGTAAACATAAAGAAGAAGTTGGCACGAGATTTTGAGATTAAAGATCTgggattattaaaatatttcctTGGTATGGAGTTCGCTAGATCAAGAAAGGGTATCTTTGTAAACCAAAGGAAATATATCCTTGATCTTCTCAGTGAAACAGGTCTCCTAGGTTGTAAAGCTGCAGATAGTCCACTTGACGCTAATTTGAAACTTGATCCAGCTAAAGCTAAAGATGTGATTGATAAGGAAAAATTTCAAAGACTTGTAGGGAAGTTAATCTATCTGTCACATACCCGTCCTGATATAGCTTTTGCTGTGAGTATGGTTAGCCAATATATGCACTCACCTGGACGAGAACATTTTAATGCAACGTATAGAATACTAAGATACCTAAAAGGAACTCCTGGAAAAGGCCTTATGTTTCGGAAGAATAACAACCTACAAATAGAAGTCTACACTGATGCAGATTGGGTCGGTTGTACTACTGACAGACGTTCTACTTCAGGCTACTGCACCTTTATTGGAGGAAATCTTGTTACATGGCGGAGTAAAAAGCAAAATGTTGTGGCTCGAAGTAGTGTCGAGGTTGAGTTCAGGTCTCTTGCTCATGGGATTAGCGAGGcaatttggttgaaaagattgtTTGAAGACTTGAAGATCTCGGTGTCTTATCCTATGAAAGTATATTGTGATAACAAGGCAGCCATTTCAATCACTCACAACCCGGTTTTACACGACAGAACGAAACACATTGAGGTTGACAAGCACTTCATCAAAGAGAAGATTGAAAGTGGGTTAATTTGTCTCTCCTATGTACCAACTACAGATCAAATAGCAGACATACTCACCAAAGGGCTACACAAGGGACAGTTTGAACTTCTAGTTAGCAAGCTAGCTATGGAAAACATCTTCAagccagcttgagggggagtgttgcaaGATTCACAGGTTAATTAGGCTGAATTAGTGTGATTTGTTCGTAttttagttttctaaaatagcTAATGAATAGTTGTCAATTAAAGctgtcaattattttttattctctaggATTCTTACCAGATTTAGCCTCttgtatagttatatatatatgtaccaATACAGgtcaaaatatatgaaaaacttttttttaccATACAAGTTCATAAACTCTGATACTGATGTCTTCAGGTAAGAAGGCATTTATTGCTGGTGTTGCTGATGACAACGGATACGGTTGGGCTATAGCAAAATCTCTTGCTACTGCTGGTGCAGAAATTTTGGTGGGAACATGGGTGCCTGTAAGACTCTGAACCTCTATTCTTATTTTCTccttattttcaaataatcttaTGTCTTTCAAGCTGTGTAAGAAAGATGTTCATTTACTTACATCTCTTGTTTAGGCTTTGAACATTTTTGAAACCAGTTTGCGACGTGGAAAGTTTGATGAATCACGTGTGTAAGTTGTTAGTCTTGGTTTATATGACTTTATAATGGTCAGTTCTTGATGAATGGTTCAGCTGAAAGGATTTTTATGATTCAGGTTGCCAGATGGTTCTTTGATGGAAATCACCAAAGTGTATCCCCTAGATGCAGTCTATGACAGCCCTGAGGATGTGCCGGAAGATGTAAGGATGTGCAGTTATTCTAAAATATGTGAAGAATGTTCAAATTCTTCTACAGTAAACATTTTCTCATCCTGTGATTTTGTGCAGGTGAAAGCAAATAAGCGTTATGCAGGGTCCTCTAAGTGGACTGTTAAggtatataacaaaaaattgtttcattccTGATCTTCTATAGTCAAcaattttgtgaatttatttttttgaataattcattGACCATTTTCAGACAGAAAGATGAATTTGATATGTAATTTAGTTTCACATCTAATGTTATGATCACatattgctttattttgtttcccATAAGTCATTCAGTGATTAACCACTCAAACTTTTAGAATTagcatatttttctttctatgaTTGTTATTGTTGATGCCATTGcttagctttttcttttttttaagtgtttggtTGCTTTTGAATGTGTTGCAGGAAGTTGCTGAATCTGTTAAACAGGATTTTGGCAGCATCGACATCCTTGTGCATTCACTTGCCAATGGGCCAGAGGTACTAAAGTTTCTGTATACAGAATCTcttgaaactgttattttttgtACTTGATGAGAAATGATCTTCTTAACAGGTGAGTAAACCTCTGCTAGAGACATCGAGGAACGGATATCTTGCGGCTGTGTCTGCTTCAAGTTACTCTTATGTTTCCTTACTCAAGCATTTTGTTCCAATAATGAATCCAGGCATGTTTCTCCATTCTATAATCTGCCATGATTCTTCCTAATCAAATCATCTGAGTACATAATATATTGCAACAAGACACGTTTCTAGAATCTAAATTCAGTTTCATCAATGCAGGTGGTTCATCAATTTCTCTAACATACATTGCTTCGGAGAGGATCATTCCAGGGTATGCTTGATGTACGTTGATATCATACAACCATCCAGTTTgtgttattataatttcttgTGTGATGAAATTTTTAACTGTCATAACAGATACGGTGGAGGTATGAGTTCTGCTAAAGCTGCGCTAGAGAGTGACACAAGAGTGAGCTCTTATTTCTTCTCTACTCATGTTTTGCTATTCGCGTTCATTCTAATATCACTACGccaaaattcttatttaatgTTGATTCATTTTTGTGCTTTACTTGATCATACAGGTGCTTGCTTTTGAAGCAGGAAGAAAGCACAAAATCAGGGTCAATACCATATCTGCTGGTATCTCTCCTACACCTTTGGTTACCAGactttcaccttttttttttttttccgagaGCGTGCAGATAATTTTGTTTGTCTGCAGGACCACTAAGAAGCCGTGCTGCAAAAGCAATTGGATTCATAGACACAATGATTGAATATTCATTAGAGAATGCGCCATTGCAGAAAGAACTATCTGCAGGTAAAAGCTACAACTTAATCCCCGTCCCATCATAGTTTCGATTTCAGTTGGTGCTATTTGTTGAACATGATTTTCATTTGTCTAAGTTTAACAAAACGATGAAAACAGATGAGGTGGGGAACACAGCAGCCTTCTTAGCATCACCTTTGGCAACCGCAATTACCGGGGCTGTTATATATGTCGACAATGGTCTTAATGCAATGGGAGTGGGTGTCAACAGTCCAATATTCAAGGAGCTTGACATACCAAAAAGCAATCACTAGTGTAACAATGGCAACATACATTTTCTTCCCTAGGACGAACAGGATTTTTAGAATAGGGATTGTGTCATTATGATGACTTTCTTGCTGGCCGAATTCATTGTTAAATGAACAAATTTCAATAATGTGTTAAATGTTAGTGCCAGTTAGAAAATGTAACTTGAAAGgatcttattaaattttttagctacaataaaattgttaaagtgTCCAGGAATGATGAATGTTTATTCAcactatagaaaatatatatatatatatatatatattattaaatcaataacaCAACCTATTGATAATATGATAGGCTTGAAAGATGAGCTTCATCGACTTCATTTCATAACAATTTTGACAGCACAACAATCTGAGATAATGCACAAGGAAAATGCTAATTGTTTTGGCAATACACAATTTTGACACAATAAAACCAACCTTTATACAAAAATGTAACAAATTTCAATCAttagaattgaaatttgtcCCTAGTTGGTGTACAAAATTAGTTGTGCCATACTTGTTACACGAAAGAGCATTCTTCAAGATGGTTTCTTATAAGTTTAAAGCTATGGCACGGAATCAGAGTTTAAATATCTACAAAATAAGATTATCAATTTTGGGTTTTACCTGACCATATGTACATGACATTACTCTGAACAAAAAATGCAGCCACCAGTACCAGTTTATAGCATCAAAACAAGCCTCTTCTTCAGAT
This region of Mangifera indica cultivar Alphonso unplaced genomic scaffold, CATAS_Mindica_2.1 Un_0010, whole genome shotgun sequence genomic DNA includes:
- the LOC123205654 gene encoding uncharacterized mitochondrial protein AtMg00810-like isoform X1 → MFMSPPPGFEMMGQDKVCRLKKSLYGLKQSPRAWFERFGKAVKSHGYHQSQADNTMFYKRSEKGKISILIVYINDIILTGDDSEELVNIKKKLARDFEIKDLGLLKYFLGMEFARSRKGIFVNQRKYILDLLSETGLLGCKAADSPLDANLKLDPAKAKDVIDKEKFQRLVGKLIYLSHTRPDIAFAVSMVSQYMHSPGREHFNATYRILRYLKGTPGKGLMFRKNNNLQIEVYTDADWVGCTTDRRSTSGYCTFIGGNLVTWRSKKQNVVARSSVEVEFRSLAHGISEAIWLKRLFEDLKISVSYPMKVYCDNKAAISITHNPVLHDRTKHIEVDKHFIKEKIESGLICLSYVPTTDQIADILTKGLHKGQFELLVSKLAMENIFKPA
- the LOC123205653 gene encoding enoyl-[acyl-carrier-protein] reductase [NADH], chloroplastic-like isoform X2 translates to MARVRPCISTSHRAFKAGVAFVSGDSKKASLAKLASAGHLSSAQPLHRSFMSSSVKLDKFVTKAMAEFSDSKPVSGLSIDLRGKKAFIAGVADDNGYGWAIAKSLATAGAEILVGTWVPALNIFETSLRRGKFDESRVLPDGSLMEITKVYPLDAVYDSPEDVPEDVKANKRYAGSSKWTVKEVAESVKQDFGSIDILVHSLANGPEVSKPLLETSRNGYLAAVSASSYSYVSLLKHFVPIMNPGGSSISLTYIASERIIPGYGGGMSSAKAALESDTRVLAFEAGRKHKIRVNTISAGPLRSRAAKAIGFIDTMIEYSLENAPLQKELSADEVGNTAAFLASPLATAITGAVIYVDNGLNAMGVGVNSPIFKELDIPKSNH
- the LOC123205653 gene encoding enoyl-[acyl-carrier-protein] reductase [NADH], chloroplastic-like isoform X1; translated protein: MAAKAASSLQMARVRPCISTSHRAFKAGVAFVSGDSKKASLAKLASAGHLSSAQPLHRSFMSSSVKLDKFVTKAMAEFSDSKPVSGLSIDLRGKKAFIAGVADDNGYGWAIAKSLATAGAEILVGTWVPALNIFETSLRRGKFDESRVLPDGSLMEITKVYPLDAVYDSPEDVPEDVKANKRYAGSSKWTVKEVAESVKQDFGSIDILVHSLANGPEVSKPLLETSRNGYLAAVSASSYSYVSLLKHFVPIMNPGGSSISLTYIASERIIPGYGGGMSSAKAALESDTRVLAFEAGRKHKIRVNTISAGPLRSRAAKAIGFIDTMIEYSLENAPLQKELSADEVGNTAAFLASPLATAITGAVIYVDNGLNAMGVGVNSPIFKELDIPKSNH
- the LOC123205654 gene encoding uncharacterized protein LOC123205654 isoform X2, giving the protein MVVDNRIFKFLIGLNMEFDEVRGRIIGRQPLPSIGEVFSEVRREESHRLVMLGKKNPGSPIENFALAVGVNASRNTNKKSNDKPRVWCDYCNKPRHTRETCWKLHGKPANWKGSHEGRFNKTPAAHEANSASFNKEQIDQILKLLKFNSGSSSAPNASVAQVGTELGEDDWQC